TGTCAAGATAATTTTTTCATTTATTTTGAATCCTTTAACAATGCTCGACATCTAAATACATGAAGCAGCAAATCGACGAAGATATTTTATTACAGCAGGCGAGGGACGGAGATTCACGTTCTTTCGATCAGCTGGTGAAGCTCCACCAGTCACGGGTATATTCGGTGGCCTTGAGGTTGCTGGGCAGCCCAAGTGAGGCCGAGGACGTTCTGCAGGAGACTTTCATCGCCCTGTATCAGAGCCTGCATCGCTTCCGGGGAGGATCCAAGCTCTCAACCTACCTGTTCCGCCTGGCCACCAATTTCAGCCTGATGAAACTGCGCCGGAGCAAACGCCGCGGCCGTGACTCCAGCCACCTGTCGCTTAATGTAATCGAAGAGCTGCCGGACAAGGCCGCCTCGCCCCTGGAATCGCTGCTGAACAGCGAATTCCGGGCGGTGCTGGATCGCCAGCTGCAGAAACTTTCTGACAAGGACCGGGCGGTGGTGGTTTTGAGGGACATCGAGGGGCTGGATGGCGGCCAGGTGGCCAAAATACTGGGGCTCACCTTGCCGGCCATGAAATCCAAGCTTCACCGTTCCAGGGAATTCTTGAGAAAAAACCTGTCGGGTTATTTAAAGGATAGTTGATATGCCGAAAATAATTTCTAAAAAGCCTGAACACCACTGTCACAGAATGACGGCGGCCTTTTCCGAGTACCTGGACAAGGATATGAGGAAGCAGCTGTGCCGCAAACTGGAGATACATCTGGCCGAGTGCCCCGACTGCCAGATGTATTTTGACACTCTTAAAAGGACCGTCACCCTGTACCGCTCCCTGGAACAGGAGCCGCTGCCCAAAGACGCCGAAAAACGCCTATTCGCCACCATCAAACTGGCCCGAAGCAAAGGCAAAAAATAATATTTGAATCCTTTGATGGATTGCGGCATCTAAATTAACAGAAACCAAAATATTTTGATAACACAAAGGAGATAAAATGCCAGTAGCACATTTGACCGACGGAAACTTCGATCAGGAGGTCTTGAAATCCGACATCCCGGTTCTGGTGGACTTCTGGGCGGCCTGGTGCGGCCCCTGCCGGATGGTCGGACCAATAGTCGAGGAACTGGCCAACGATTACCAAGGAAAAATAAAGATGACCAAGCTGGATGTCGACGCCAACCCCCAAAAGTCTTCCCAGTTCGGCATCCGCAGCATTCCCACCATGCTGATCTTCAAGAACGGCCAGATAGTTGATACCCTTATCGGCGCCATGCCCAAACCGGCCATTGCCGCCCGACTGGACGCCGCGATAAACAAATAGAGACTTCTGCCTGCTTTACAAAGTCTTCGGGATCAATACCAATAAAAAACCAAAGGAATAGCACATAAAATGCCGATTTACGAATATCAGTGCCCCAAGTGCGGAGTGAAGACCGAAGAGCTGGTAACCTCATTCTCCGCCCCGGCCCCCAAATGTCCCAAGTGCGGAGTAAAGACCGAGAAGATGCTCTCCACCTTCGCCGCCTCGGTCAGCGGCTCGGATTCTTTTTCTAGTGGAGATATCGGTGGATCATGTCCCTCGGGTGGTTGCGGCTGTTCATCCGGTTCCTGCGGGCTGTAGCCTTTGGTTGATGCGTAAATTCTCCCGCCATATCATAATAATTTTCTCCCTGCTGGCCCTGTTGGCCTTCGGGGCCCAGGTGGTCCGGGGGATAATCACGGGAACCGCATCGCAGTGCAGCGCCTCCGTGAACTGCCGCTGAGACGGCGATAAATAAAGGAGGGTTTACATTATGGGAATGTTGAAGGAAGAGGATCAAAATCATCTGCGCCATGAATTTTCCGGAAAACTGGTTAACCCGGTCAAGATCGTATTCTTCACCCAAAAGCTGGAGTGCCTGTACTGTCAGCCCACCGAGGAGATTTTGACCGAGATCGCCTCCCTTTCGGACAAGCTTATCCTGGAGAAGCACGATCTTTTGGAGGATAGATCCTTGGCCGACCAATACGGCATCGACAAGATCCCCGGCATCGCCCTGATAGGCAGCCGGGATTACGGAGTACGGTTCTTCGGCGTCCCCTCCGGTTTTGAGTTCACATCATTGATAGAGGATATCATCGACGTCTCCCGGGGCGCCACCGGACTGACCCTCGACTCCCGGGAAAAGCTGAAGAAGATAGCCAAGCCGGTCAAGATCCAGGTATTCATCACCCCCACCTGCCCCTACTGTCCGGCCGCGGTCCGGATGGCCCATCAGGCGGCCATCGAGAGCGACATGATCACCGCCCACATGGTGGAGTCGACGGAGTTCCCGCACCTGGCCCAGAAATACGGGGTGATGGGCGTCCCCAAGGTGGTCATCAACGAGACCATCCAGTTCGAGGGAGCCCAGCCCGAGCCGGTTTTCATCAACCATATATTGAAAGCGGCAGAATAATTCACCATGGAAAGGAAAAGCACGGGGTTTCAAAAATTTAAAGCAGAATCTGTGAAAATCCGTGTCCCGTAAATATAAAATGATAATTGTTAAGTCCGAATACTGCCCTCAGAACCACCGCTGCCCATCCCTAAGGGTCTGCCCGGTAGGCGCCATCAAGCAGGACGGCCTCAAAGCCCCTTACATCGATCAGGATAAATGCACCAATTGCGGACGCTGTCTGCAAAGCTGCCGGGTTTTTCAAGAGGCCCCGGTCCCGGCTAATTCGATAAATTGATTGCAGGATATGGAAAACATTAAAAATTACGACATCGCCATCTTGGGCGCCGGCCCGGCCGGGCTGACCGCCGGGCTGTATGCCGGGCGGGGCGGCTTGAGATCGGTAATAATCGAAAAAATGATGCCCGGCGGTCTGGTGGCTAATACCGAGCGGATAGACAACTATCCCGGCTTTCCCGAAGGCATCTCGGGCTACGAGCTGGCCCAGAGGATGGAACAGCAGGCCCGGAAATTCGGGGCCGAAATCCTTTCGGCCCAGGCCGACAGCGTCTCGGCTGAGGATAAATTTCAACTGATAAAACTGTCCGACGGAAGCACGATCAAATCCCGGGCATTGATAATCGCCACCGGCGCCTTCCCAAAAACGCTGGGGGTACCGGGCGAAAAGGAATTGCTGGGCAAAGGGGTCTCCTACTGTGCGGTGTGCGACGGAGCCTTCTTTAAAAACCAGCCGGTAGCGGTGCTGGGCGGCGGTGATTCGGCTGTGCAGGAGGCTATCTACCTGGCCGGCCTGGCATCAAAAGTGACCGTAATCCACCGCCGCGATGCCTTAAGGGCGGCCAATTCCATCCAAAAGATCGCCTTCGCTAACCAAAAAATAGATTTCGCTTGGAG
The nucleotide sequence above comes from Candidatus Edwardsbacteria bacterium. Encoded proteins:
- a CDS encoding sigma-70 family RNA polymerase sigma factor produces the protein MKQQIDEDILLQQARDGDSRSFDQLVKLHQSRVYSVALRLLGSPSEAEDVLQETFIALYQSLHRFRGGSKLSTYLFRLATNFSLMKLRRSKRRGRDSSHLSLNVIEELPDKAASPLESLLNSEFRAVLDRQLQKLSDKDRAVVVLRDIEGLDGGQVAKILGLTLPAMKSKLHRSREFLRKNLSGYLKDS
- a CDS encoding zf-HC2 domain-containing protein, yielding MPKIISKKPEHHCHRMTAAFSEYLDKDMRKQLCRKLEIHLAECPDCQMYFDTLKRTVTLYRSLEQEPLPKDAEKRLFATIKLARSKGKK
- the trxA gene encoding thioredoxin gives rise to the protein MPVAHLTDGNFDQEVLKSDIPVLVDFWAAWCGPCRMVGPIVEELANDYQGKIKMTKLDVDANPQKSSQFGIRSIPTMLIFKNGQIVDTLIGAMPKPAIAARLDAAINK
- a CDS encoding zinc ribbon domain-containing protein yields the protein MPIYEYQCPKCGVKTEELVTSFSAPAPKCPKCGVKTEKMLSTFAASVSGSDSFSSGDIGGSCPSGGCGCSSGSCGL
- a CDS encoding thioredoxin family protein; protein product: MGMLKEEDQNHLRHEFSGKLVNPVKIVFFTQKLECLYCQPTEEILTEIASLSDKLILEKHDLLEDRSLADQYGIDKIPGIALIGSRDYGVRFFGVPSGFEFTSLIEDIIDVSRGATGLTLDSREKLKKIAKPVKIQVFITPTCPYCPAAVRMAHQAAIESDMITAHMVESTEFPHLAQKYGVMGVPKVVINETIQFEGAQPEPVFINHILKAAE
- a CDS encoding 4Fe-4S binding protein, giving the protein MIIVKSEYCPQNHRCPSLRVCPVGAIKQDGLKAPYIDQDKCTNCGRCLQSCRVFQEAPVPANSIN
- the trxB gene encoding thioredoxin-disulfide reductase; this translates as MENIKNYDIAILGAGPAGLTAGLYAGRGGLRSVIIEKMMPGGLVANTERIDNYPGFPEGISGYELAQRMEQQARKFGAEILSAQADSVSAEDKFQLIKLSDGSTIKSRALIIATGAFPKTLGVPGEKELLGKGVSYCAVCDGAFFKNQPVAVLGGGDSAVQEAIYLAGLASKVTVIHRRDALRAANSIQKIAFANQKIDFAWSRDILAIEGSGQVSGIRIMNKQTLKEEIIPASGVFIYVGYKPNSDLVKDIVKTDQQGYIITDNNMVTSVPGIFACGDIRQKLVRQISGAVGDAATAAIAAQQYLEFNA